The following proteins come from a genomic window of Solwaraspora sp. WMMA2065:
- a CDS encoding TrkA family potassium uptake protein, translating to MADARNEPVVVIGLGRFGGALAVELNNRGTEVLGIDGDARTTQSYSGQLPHLATADATDVEALRQLGVNEFHRAVVGIGTDIQASILATSLLAELGVADIWAKAISRQHGRILERVGAHHVILPEHDMGERVAHLLTGRLLDYVEVDRDFAMVKTTPPQDAVSVPLRESRVRSRYGVTVVAVKSEARGPDARFTYATPDTVLMYGDIVLVLGRIDDVERFAESG from the coding sequence TTGGCTGACGCACGCAACGAACCGGTGGTGGTGATCGGGCTCGGCCGATTTGGCGGGGCGCTCGCCGTCGAACTCAACAACCGGGGCACCGAGGTGCTCGGTATCGACGGCGATGCCCGGACCACCCAGAGCTACAGCGGGCAGCTGCCGCATCTGGCCACCGCCGACGCCACCGACGTCGAGGCGCTGCGCCAGCTCGGGGTGAACGAATTTCACCGGGCGGTGGTCGGCATCGGCACCGACATCCAGGCCAGCATCCTGGCCACCTCGTTGCTCGCCGAGCTCGGCGTGGCGGACATCTGGGCGAAGGCGATCAGCCGGCAGCATGGCCGGATCCTGGAACGGGTCGGTGCCCATCACGTGATCCTGCCGGAGCACGACATGGGCGAGCGGGTCGCCCATCTGCTGACCGGGCGGCTGTTGGACTACGTGGAGGTCGACCGGGACTTCGCGATGGTCAAGACGACTCCGCCGCAGGACGCGGTCAGCGTGCCGTTGCGCGAGTCGCGGGTCCGGTCCCGGTACGGCGTGACGGTGGTGGCGGTGAAGAGCGAGGCACGGGGCCCGGACGCCCGGTTCACCTACGCCACCCCGGACACCGTCCTGATGTACGGCGACATCGTCCTGGTGCTGGGCAGGATCGACGACGTGGAGCGGTTCGCCGAGTCCGGCTGA
- a CDS encoding N-acetyltransferase, with protein MAAVLVRRERAGDVAAVREVVAAAFSRPPAAHRPEPTDRPGTVTETPAEVGLLDELRADPAWIPALSLVAVAVDAGAGRGQDGHLPGLDATGEVVGHVVCTRGQLDSRPVLGLGPLAVRPNRQRAGVGSALMHAVLAAAEARDETLVALLGEPAYYRRFGLRPASEFGIVAPDPRWGPYFQARPLGGATPTPGRFRYAEPFERL; from the coding sequence ATGGCGGCCGTGCTGGTCAGGCGGGAACGAGCTGGCGACGTCGCGGCGGTCCGGGAGGTGGTGGCAGCAGCCTTCAGCCGGCCGCCGGCTGCGCACCGGCCGGAGCCAACGGACCGGCCGGGGACCGTGACCGAAACGCCGGCCGAGGTCGGGCTGCTGGACGAACTGCGTGCCGACCCCGCGTGGATCCCGGCGCTGTCGCTGGTCGCCGTCGCCGTCGACGCCGGCGCTGGACGCGGGCAGGACGGGCACCTGCCGGGCCTGGACGCCACCGGCGAGGTCGTCGGGCACGTGGTCTGCACCCGGGGACAACTCGACAGCCGGCCGGTGCTGGGCCTCGGCCCGCTGGCGGTACGCCCGAACCGGCAACGCGCCGGCGTCGGCTCGGCGCTGATGCACGCGGTGCTCGCCGCCGCCGAAGCCCGCGACGAGACACTCGTCGCGCTGCTCGGCGAACCGGCGTACTACCGCCGGTTCGGGCTGCGGCCGGCCAGCGAGTTCGGCATCGTCGCGCCCGATCCGCGGTGGGGGCCCTACTTCCAGGCCCGTCCGCTGGGCGGGGCCACGCCGACACCGGGCCGGTTCCGCTACGCCGAACCGTTCGAGCGGCTCTGA
- the bluB gene encoding 5,6-dimethylbenzimidazole synthase — MDLYDVIHRRRDVRAEFTGAPVPDEVLHRVLTAAHAAPSVGLTQPWDFVLVRDPAVRDAFHAHVQQERQTFAQTLDPVAAARFAHIKIDGVREATLSIVVTCDPQRGSPAVLGRHAIADAGLYSVCLAIQNLWLAATAEGLGVGWVSFYREPFLRDLLAIPAGIRPVAWLCVGPVSRLADEPDLERHGWRRRRPVTDALHHDRW; from the coding sequence ATCGACCTGTACGACGTCATTCATCGGCGCCGCGACGTGCGGGCCGAGTTCACCGGCGCGCCGGTGCCGGACGAGGTGCTGCACCGGGTGCTAACCGCCGCGCACGCCGCGCCGAGTGTCGGGCTCACCCAGCCGTGGGACTTCGTGCTGGTGCGCGATCCGGCGGTGCGTGACGCCTTCCACGCCCATGTGCAGCAGGAACGGCAGACGTTCGCGCAGACCCTCGACCCGGTCGCGGCGGCCCGGTTCGCGCACATCAAGATCGACGGGGTACGGGAGGCCACCCTGTCGATCGTGGTGACCTGCGACCCGCAGCGGGGCAGCCCGGCGGTGCTCGGCCGGCACGCCATCGCCGACGCCGGTCTCTACTCGGTCTGCCTGGCCATTCAGAACCTCTGGCTGGCGGCCACCGCGGAAGGTCTCGGGGTCGGTTGGGTCTCCTTCTACCGGGAGCCGTTCCTGCGGGACCTGCTCGCCATCCCGGCCGGCATCCGACCGGTGGCCTGGCTCTGCGTCGGGCCGGTCAGCCGGCTCGCCGACGAACCCGACCTGGAGCGGCACGGCTGGCGGCGGCGCCGGCCGGTGACCGACGCCCTGCACCACGACCGGTGGTGA
- a CDS encoding SAM-dependent methyltransferase, protein MSVPVSESAATPQSAPLPAARRGGDAGAFLREFLRSPTRIGAVAPSSQRLAEAITAPVPERGDPVVVELGPGTGAFTGVIQQRLGGRGRHLAIELNPTLADLLAGRHPQVEVIVGDAADCRTLVAGRGLATADVVVSGLPWVSFPRDLQLSALGAVCDVLGPDGAFTTFAYVLTAQTPPARRFRQLLRDRFEEVVMGRTVLGNLPPAFVYHARRPRR, encoded by the coding sequence ATGTCCGTACCCGTGTCGGAGAGCGCAGCCACGCCGCAGTCCGCGCCGCTTCCGGCTGCCCGGCGCGGCGGCGACGCCGGGGCGTTCCTGCGCGAGTTCCTCCGGTCGCCCACCCGGATCGGTGCGGTCGCCCCCAGCTCACAGCGGTTGGCCGAGGCGATCACCGCGCCGGTCCCGGAACGCGGCGACCCGGTCGTCGTCGAGCTCGGGCCCGGCACCGGTGCCTTCACCGGGGTGATCCAGCAGCGGCTCGGCGGCCGGGGTCGGCACCTGGCGATCGAGCTCAACCCGACACTTGCCGACCTGCTGGCCGGACGGCACCCGCAGGTCGAGGTGATCGTCGGCGACGCCGCCGACTGCCGGACCCTGGTAGCCGGGCGGGGCCTGGCCACCGCCGACGTGGTGGTCAGCGGGCTGCCGTGGGTCTCCTTCCCGCGTGATCTGCAGCTGTCCGCCCTCGGCGCGGTATGCGACGTGCTGGGGCCGGACGGGGCATTCACCACATTCGCGTACGTACTGACCGCGCAGACCCCGCCGGCCCGTCGGTTCCGGCAACTGCTGCGGGACCGGTTCGAGGAGGTGGTGATGGGGCGTACGGTGCTCGGCAACCTGCCGCCAGCCTTCGTCTACCACGCCCGCCGGCCGCGCCGCTGA
- a CDS encoding DinB family protein: MDASTLLVETFDRLPELVHAAVDGLSPEQLRWSPASGTNPIGWLVWHLTRVQDDHLAEVIGEPQVWAGDSWARRFGRTADPADTGYGHSAEQVAAVAPESAAALVDYYTAVADRTRRFLVGLTDADLDRIVDQRWDPPVTLGARLVSVANDSLQHVGQAGWLRGLLSATS, encoded by the coding sequence GTGGATGCGAGCACCCTGCTGGTGGAGACCTTCGACCGGTTGCCCGAGTTGGTCCACGCGGCTGTCGACGGGCTGAGCCCGGAGCAGCTGCGCTGGTCACCAGCGTCGGGCACGAACCCGATCGGCTGGCTGGTCTGGCACCTGACCCGGGTCCAGGACGACCATCTGGCCGAGGTGATCGGCGAGCCGCAGGTCTGGGCCGGCGACAGCTGGGCGCGGCGGTTCGGCCGGACCGCCGATCCGGCGGACACCGGGTACGGGCACAGCGCCGAGCAGGTGGCGGCGGTGGCGCCGGAGAGCGCTGCCGCGCTGGTCGACTACTACACGGCGGTCGCCGACCGGACCCGGCGGTTCCTGGTCGGCCTGACCGACGCTGACCTGGACCGGATCGTCGACCAACGGTGGGATCCGCCGGTGACCCTCGGCGCGCGGCTGGTCAGCGTGGCCAACGACAGCCTGCAGCACGTCGGTCAGGCCGGTTGGCTTCGAGGGCTGCTCAGCGCGACCAGCTGA
- a CDS encoding bifunctional NAD(P)/FAD-dependent oxidoreductase/class I SAM-dependent methyltransferase, translated as MADDKVGGPTYRVAVAVIGGGAAGLSAALTLARARRAVIVIDAGEPRNTPSAGVHGYLSRDGISPAGLVAAGRQEVERYGGVVLPGRAEAVERVDSGFEISLADGRTVAARRLLFATGVVDELPDIPGLRDRWGRDVLHCPYCHGWEVRDQPVGVLATGEMALHQVQLFRQWTSDLVLFTHTGVDLTDEQAEQLAARGVRVVPGEVVGLEVADDRLTGVRLADGTMVPRAAVTVASRLRVDDRLLTKLGVPLTRHPSGMAEQVEADPTGRTPVPGVWAAGNLTNPFGQVMAAAAAGAMAAAAVNGDLAEEDTADAVRRHRAAVAGADDSDLPVHHGPADVAEIVSPTFWDERYGSVDRVWSGNPNPQLVAVATELPAGTACDVGAGEGADAIWLAGRGWKVTAVDVSAVALRRAAEQTAASDDDVAKRLTWQPADIRTWDPGPDRFDLVTAQFMHLPDPDRAMLHRRLAAAVRPGGTLLIVGHHPSDLDVPGLRRPRMRDLLFTAEQVAAVLDPRQWASIRAETVPRPGTDPDGNPVTVHDAVLHAVRRR; from the coding sequence ATGGCTGACGACAAGGTGGGGGGACCCACGTACCGGGTCGCCGTGGCGGTGATCGGCGGCGGTGCCGCCGGGTTGAGCGCGGCGCTGACCCTGGCCCGGGCCCGGCGGGCCGTGATCGTGATCGACGCGGGCGAACCCCGCAACACGCCCTCGGCCGGCGTGCACGGCTACCTCAGCCGCGACGGCATCAGCCCGGCCGGGCTGGTCGCCGCTGGCCGGCAGGAGGTCGAACGGTACGGCGGCGTGGTGCTGCCCGGCCGGGCGGAGGCGGTCGAGCGGGTCGACAGCGGATTCGAGATCAGCCTGGCCGACGGCCGTACGGTGGCCGCCCGGCGGCTGCTGTTCGCCACCGGCGTGGTCGACGAACTGCCCGACATCCCCGGGCTGCGGGACCGCTGGGGCCGCGACGTGCTGCACTGCCCGTACTGCCACGGGTGGGAGGTCCGGGACCAGCCGGTCGGGGTGCTCGCCACCGGCGAGATGGCGCTGCACCAGGTGCAGCTGTTCCGGCAGTGGACCTCCGACCTGGTGCTGTTCACCCACACCGGCGTCGACCTCACCGACGAGCAGGCCGAACAGCTGGCGGCCCGCGGCGTCCGGGTGGTGCCGGGCGAGGTCGTCGGGCTGGAGGTGGCCGACGACCGGCTCACCGGGGTGCGGCTCGCAGACGGGACCATGGTGCCCCGGGCGGCGGTGACGGTCGCCTCCCGGCTGCGGGTCGACGACCGGCTGCTGACCAAGCTGGGGGTGCCGCTGACCAGGCATCCGAGCGGGATGGCCGAGCAGGTCGAGGCGGACCCGACCGGGCGTACCCCGGTGCCGGGAGTCTGGGCGGCCGGCAACCTGACCAACCCGTTCGGCCAGGTGATGGCGGCGGCTGCGGCCGGCGCGATGGCGGCGGCGGCGGTCAACGGCGACCTGGCCGAGGAGGACACCGCCGACGCGGTCCGCCGGCACCGGGCCGCTGTGGCAGGAGCGGACGACAGCGATCTGCCGGTGCACCACGGGCCGGCGGACGTGGCCGAGATCGTCAGCCCGACATTCTGGGACGAACGGTACGGCTCCGTCGACCGGGTGTGGAGCGGCAACCCGAACCCGCAACTGGTCGCCGTCGCGACCGAACTGCCCGCCGGCACCGCCTGCGACGTCGGCGCCGGCGAGGGCGCCGACGCGATCTGGCTGGCCGGCCGGGGCTGGAAGGTGACCGCCGTCGACGTGTCGGCGGTGGCGCTGCGCCGGGCCGCCGAGCAGACGGCGGCGTCCGACGACGACGTGGCGAAACGGCTCACCTGGCAGCCGGCCGACATCCGTACCTGGGACCCCGGGCCCGACCGGTTCGATCTGGTCACCGCCCAGTTCATGCACCTGCCGGACCCGGACCGGGCGATGCTGCACCGCCGGCTCGCGGCGGCGGTACGCCCCGGCGGCACCCTGCTGATCGTCGGCCACCACCCGTCCGACCTGGACGTGCCGGGGCTGCGCCGGCCCCGGATGCGGGACCTGCTGTTCACCGCCGAGCAGGTGGCGGCGGTGCTGGACCCGCGGCAGTGGGCCAGCATCCGGGCCGAGACGGTGCCCCGGCCGGGCACCGACCCGGACGGCAACCCGGTAACCGTTCACGACGCGGTGCTGCACGCCGTCCGCCGGCGCTGA